The Syntrophales bacterium region ATAGTGACTGGAATCCATTATTCCTCGCAAAATACCTCCGTGCAAAAATTCTTGAAAAAGGAACGGACGATTATACAAAATATCTTGAAGATCTCGTAACATACCTCCAGAGAAAGCTCCCATATCTGTCGCCCGGAACCACTGAAGAATCAATCCTCCAAAGTCTCTATTTTCAGGAACTCTCGGCATGCGGAAAACCTGGGCGCGAGTCTCTTGGCTTTGCGATCCAAGCGAATGAACTTTTAACCAAGGAGAAGAAGGAGAAAGAGAAAGAGAAAGACGAATGGGCGAGTCCCAAGGATGCTTCTCACTATAGCTTGGAACTTTATATATTATGGGCAAAATACAACCAAGGTATCGGCTATTCACATTCGGGGCAAAAGGATGAGGCATCCGAAGCTTTTGATAAAATAATTCACAATTTTGCCAAAAATGTTTCCCCCAACGATAAGGATTTATGGGAAAAATTGCTTTTTATCCCCGCAATTCTCTCAAAGGCGGAGTTGCTGGAGACTCTTCAATTTTCCTACCACACCATAAAAACATTGGAAAAACTGGATGATACCAAAAACAAAAGCAGACTTATCAAGGAAGCCCTTGCTTACAGAGATATGGGGAGGCTAAATGACGCGAAGGACAAAATAAAGGAACTTTTGCTTGGCAATGACTACAATGATGTTGATTTGAACAAAATCAAAATCGAAATATTTTTCGAAGCAGTCGAAGAGGAAATAAAAAAGAACATAAAAAGCAAAACCCTAGGGCTTCTATTTGATTATTTTTTGTTGGAATTAGAACAAAGCTACTTGGAATTAGAACAAAACTACGTAAAAGAGAGTGATTCTGATAAAAAAGAGAGAGATGATAAATTAAAAAATGATTCTATTGTATTAAGTAATCAATTTAAAAAACAATTGCCGACAGCACAAACAAGCAGTGAACAAACAAGCAGTGATAGCAATGATTGTGAATTAATTCAAAATAAACAAGACAGAGCAAGTTTTTATCAGCAGGCAACCAGGTTTTTGAAAATCCTTTCGGACAGGCTTGAAAAAGGAAAAGATCAACCAACACATGATCATTATTCTGGGGAAATCAAGGAACTTTACGGAAAACTAAAAGATTATCTGCTCCCCGACAGTAAGGACCCTTCGAAGAAGGAATATCGCCTAAAGCTTGAAGATTTAGAAAAATACGATTACAACCGATACACTGAATCAATGGAGAAATTTTATAGGAACCTGACTTCGTGTAATATTTTCGAGTACCAGAATGACGAAATTGACCTGTTAAAAAAACTCAATAAATTCGAAGAAGAAAAATCATTTCTTTTCAAATTTAAAGAATTGGAACGAATTCAAAGAATCAACCAATTAGTAAAATCCAAATTTAATTGGCTACGTCCTGTTCCATGCAGAAGATGTTTCCGTAATTCAAGAGAAAAGGCTTTCAATGGTGTTCTAAGTTGCTGTTCGATTCCGATGAGCCTTGGGAGGCAAGACGAGCCTGATACAAGGCTTATTGCAGAAGATTACGAAAACATCATGGAAAGAGAAAACAACCGATTTTTAGATTATCTGGCGCATAAAAGTCGCCACCCTGTATATCAAATCCCCAAAGATAAGGATAACAGACGAAGGTCATTACATTTCATGGGGCTTCAGCGATGGAACTCTCAAACCCCTACTCTTACCATGTCCCAAGGTGGAGGATATTTTCTTTACGAACAGGATAAAGACGGCAACGTGGTTCTAGGGATTGCCATCGACCCGGGCTTCGACTTTGTCGATAATCTCTTCCACATGGGATTTACCATGCATGATATAGACTTCATCCTGCTTTCGCATGCACACTCCGACCATATCCGTGATTTTGAGCCAATCATCTCATCTCTGCTGGATTTACGTAAAAGAAAAAGGGGCGCAATGAAAAAGATTCACGCCGTGATGACCTGGGGCGTATACGATAGGTTGAAACATGTAATTACAAATCCTACATTGCGTGAATTTCTGGCAGACACGTATATTGTGGATATTAACAAGGACCTAAAACCTGGGAATAGACCTAATGATATTTCTTTCAGGTTTAAAAAAGATAAAGACAAAAAAGGATTTACATCAATCATCGATGACAATGACAAATCTCAAAATATCGAAATCAAAACAAGGTACGCATATCACAACGATTTTTCGGAAATATCTGATTCCTACGGGTATATTATCGATTTTTATGATGGACCCAAAAATCTGGTTTACTCTTTTGGCTATACGGGTGATACAAAATGGCACAGCTCAGAGAATATACAAGATAAAATGCCAGAAATACATACACAATACAAAGAATGCGATGCCGTCTGCATACACCTCGGCGCATTGATAGAAAGCGAAAATGGGAAAAGAAATAAATTTAAGCATTACAAAGGTCCCGAGTGTGATGCACTGATCGAGGAAAAGCAGCATCTTTATCTATTCGGATTGCTGAGGTACCTGCAAAATATCCAGGAAAATTCCTGTAAAAACAGGCTTTTATTGATATCGGAGTTTGGCGAGGAACTGAAAGGAGGCATCCGCATTGATTTCATAA contains the following coding sequences:
- a CDS encoding MBL fold metallo-hydrolase, producing the protein MSNAFHDMERLNIVFDIWIDAEEYDSLPDYIKLEEKLEDCIGKLVDDNSKHKKETFSLLLKLANTNPGCDILNLKSYPDRTLLASDSDWNPLFLAKYLRAKILEKGTDDYTKYLEDLVTYLQRKLPYLSPGTTEESILQSLYFQELSACGKPGRESLGFAIQANELLTKEKKEKEKEKDEWASPKDASHYSLELYILWAKYNQGIGYSHSGQKDEASEAFDKIIHNFAKNVSPNDKDLWEKLLFIPAILSKAELLETLQFSYHTIKTLEKLDDTKNKSRLIKEALAYRDMGRLNDAKDKIKELLLGNDYNDVDLNKIKIEIFFEAVEEEIKKNIKSKTLGLLFDYFLLELEQSYLELEQNYVKESDSDKKERDDKLKNDSIVLSNQFKKQLPTAQTSSEQTSSDSNDCELIQNKQDRASFYQQATRFLKILSDRLEKGKDQPTHDHYSGEIKELYGKLKDYLLPDSKDPSKKEYRLKLEDLEKYDYNRYTESMEKFYRNLTSCNIFEYQNDEIDLLKKLNKFEEEKSFLFKFKELERIQRINQLVKSKFNWLRPVPCRRCFRNSREKAFNGVLSCCSIPMSLGRQDEPDTRLIAEDYENIMERENNRFLDYLAHKSRHPVYQIPKDKDNRRRSLHFMGLQRWNSQTPTLTMSQGGGYFLYEQDKDGNVVLGIAIDPGFDFVDNLFHMGFTMHDIDFILLSHAHSDHIRDFEPIISSLLDLRKRKRGAMKKIHAVMTWGVYDRLKHVITNPTLREFLADTYIVDINKDLKPGNRPNDISFRFKKDKDKKGFTSIIDDNDKSQNIEIKTRYAYHNDFSEISDSYGYIIDFYDGPKNLVYSFGYTGDTKWHSSENIQDKMPEIHTQYKECDAVCIHLGALIESENGKRNKFKHYKGPECDALIEEKQHLYLFGLLRYLQNIQENSCKNRLLLISEFGEELKGGIRIDFIRRLNELLKPRSESPVCLPVDIGLNVVLASQIESKEWEKGHKVWCYGCEKFVDYSNIGYRHFSHGNSDEALFYFCNTCLKSKPENFFQSKMRLICENGLPLEKAFENK